Proteins co-encoded in one Pseudoliparis swirei isolate HS2019 ecotype Mariana Trench chromosome 7, NWPU_hadal_v1, whole genome shotgun sequence genomic window:
- the LOC130196336 gene encoding cohesin subunit SA-3-like: MHQWEDREEGVPPSKTSLCGEHDSQTKAQRPDSPGPGPGPGPGPGPASGPGPSCVSMKSNMSKATAIDFKDGVQSLRIHQQRADSPRAGPGPGPSCVSLKSDMSKATAIDFKDGVQSVELR; the protein is encoded by the exons ATGCATCagtgggaggacagagaggagggagtccCTCCCTCTAAAACCTCTCTGTGTGGGGAACATGACAGCCAGACCAAAGCTCAGAG ACCAGACTCACCTGGACCGGGACCTGGAccgggacctggacctggaccggcatctggacctggacccagctGTGTGTCCATGAAGAGTAACATGTCGAAGGCAACCGCGATAGATTTCAAAGATGGAGTTCAGTCTCTTAG GATCCATCAGCAGAGAGCTGACTCTCCTCGAGCTGGACCGGGACCTGGACCCAGCTGTGTGTCCCTGAAGAGTGACATGTCCAAGGCAACCGCAATAGATTTCAAAGATGGAGTTCAGTCTGTTGAACTAAGGTGA